AACTGCATTTGCTTCTTTGTTGTTATAACTCGAGAAAATAGCAGCTAGCCAAGATTGCGGAAAAAATATATCTCCGGTTTTCTGTATTTCTTCCAACAAATCCAAGCTTTCTTTCAGATAATGGATAGAACTTGTTTGCCTGATAGGGTGATGCAAATAAAACAAAGCCGTAGTTACCCAGGCCTCTTTCTGGCGGTTTTTCCTGTCTTTTAAACCGTTATAAAAATTATCTCTTTCCTTAACATCTAAAGATAATGCAGGCATTAAATAAATCAACCGGTTTTTACGGTCTTCATTTTTGGTGCGATCTAACTGATCTTTTAAGATTGTGTTTGTAGTGTCTGTTTTAAGTGCCAGCGTTAGGGCAAGCGCACTATAATCATCTTCTAACAATTTAATTCCATTTGGTGCAGTTTGCTTAAGCCAGATATCATACATACGTTTCCCGGCACCAGCACTCAGATACACATTTTGATAAGCATTGAACAAAATCTTCTTGTTATTTTGCGCTTGCTGTTGCTCCATTGCATTCCATATTGTTTTCTCCATACGTTCATTCATGGCATTCCGTACTTCTGCGGTAAGAAAAGTCCAATAAATATTAGTCAGGTAGCCCGTAATCAGCCTAAGGTTCATCTCGTTTTTCTCAACAACTAATCCCTGTAAAAATATGTCTAAAAGTTCTTTAGGCTTATTGCTTTTACCCGAAAGCATATTTTCATAAGCATTGATATAAGCCGATGCCCGTTCTAACGGATCAGCAATATGATAAAGATTTGCCATCGCCTCTTTATCAATCGGGAAAAGACCATATCCGGCACCGTTTGCATTAAATAGAACATACTGTGGTTTTGGAAAACCTTTTGCCGCTATTAAATCGGTTTTAGCGGTCTTAGCATTTACCACCAAAATCTTACTATAGTTAGGGTAAACAAGCTTAACCGTAAAAGATTGCGGCCAAACCCGTGTTTCTCCCATCTCACTATTTTGGTTTAGGCTTAAATCGCTTATTTTATCTCCATTGTATTTAACATGGTAACTATAAACTGGTCTTCCTGGCTCATTTACCCAAACTTTATTCCAATTCAGGAGATCACTTTTACTGTATTTACTTAAAATGACGATCAGATCATTCCATGTTGCATTGCTATAACTGTATTTTTTCAGATACTCCCTTATTCCTTGTTGAAAATTCTGTTTGCCCATCAATAATTCCAGTTGACGCATCATAATTGGCGCTTTATGGTAAATTATATTTCCATACATCGATCCGGCTTCCTGTAAGTTATCCAATTGCTGACGAATGGGATTAGCGCCCAATGTTCTGTCTACTCCATAGGCGGCCGGATAATGATCTTGTAAAAACTTAAGATCAAAAGTGTTTTTGCCCATTAATTTTTCGGTTACCTTATCAGCCATAAAATTGGCAAAAACCTCTTTCATCCAAACATCATTAAACCACTTCATGGTTACCAGATCGCCAAACCACATATGCGCCGTTTCGTGCGAAATTAAATTTGAACGTGAAATGAATTGATCTTTAGTTGCACCCTGATCTAAAAACAATGCTGATGCTTTATATTGCACCTCACCAGGGTGTTCCATACCGCCAAACTGAAAATCTGGAATACTGACAAAGCCTATTTTCTGAAAAGGATATTTTATCCCTGTCCACTCTTCCAAAAAATCGATGGCATCGCGATGTGCTATAAAAACAGAATCTACACTGAGCTTAATTTTAGCCGAATCGGTTTCCCGGTGCAGAAATTCCATTTTGTTATTTTTCATTTCCCGATTGATCAGGGTGTATTTTCCTGCGGTAAAAGAGAATAAATAGGTGGGTAATTTATCCGAACGATTAAAATGATAGGTGATGGAATTACCTTGTGCCAGGGAATCTTTTTTAACCGCATTAGCCATTACCTTCCAATGAGTTGGAACAGTTAATGAAAGTAAAAAGTTAGCCTTTAAATCGGGCTGATCAAAGCAGGGAAATACCGTTCTGGCATGATCAGGAACAAAAAGGGCATATAAAAAATCTTTATTTCTGTTTAGCGATTCGTTACCGGCGATAAATTCGATTTCGATACGATTATTCCCCACCTTTAAATAATCTTGCTTTACTAAGATATGTTCCGCTTTAAAATCGATAGGTATAACTTTTCCATTAACCGATATCCGTTTTAAATGATCGGCATTTTGCTTAAAGTCTACCTGCAGGTAAATTAAATTATTGAGCTTAAAATCAATACTTTCAGTTGATTGAATTAATGCTGTCTGCTCTGCTGGAATGGTAAAATGGAGCTGATATTGAATATTACTTATGGCTGCACTTCTGGAACTTGCCAGCTCAAGAGAAACTCCAGGCTCAATGGCTACTGGATTTTTACCCTGCTGCGCAAAACAGGTTGCACTCAGTAGTTGCAAAAAGCAAAAGTATTTGGTAATTGTATTCATTTTATAAAAATTTAATCCCCGTTTATCATTTGTATAATAGTACCATAACTCATCCAAACCATGGTTAATACTACAGCTAAGCCTGTTAAGGTTAACCAAAACGGTTGTTTATAATTTGCGATAATTTTGGTTTTATAGGCAGCAATAAGCATAATACCTAGTGCAATAGGTAAAATAAAACCATTTATGGCGCCTACGGTAAGCAGTATTTTAACAGGTTTACCGATAAGGATAAAAATAATACAGGAAATAGCTATAAAAGCAATAGTAATCTCTCTGTTAAACTTTAATATGAGTGGATGAAAGCTTTTGATAAAAGAGATGGAAGTATATGCCGAGCCCACAACCGAAGAAATCCCTGCAGCCCATATCACTACACCGAAAATCTTATACCCTATTTCGCCGCTGGCCAATTTAAAAACCGAAGCTGCCGGATTGGATGGATCTAAAGTAAAACCTTTACTTACTACCCCCAAAGCAGCAATAAACAACAATAAGCGCATAATAGATGCAAGTCCGATGGCGCTTAATGCACCTTTATTTACGGCGCCCAAATTCTGGATTCCGGTTTGCCTGGCATCCAATAAGCGATGAGCGCCTGAAAAAGTAATATAACCACCAACTGTTCCACCAACTATGGTTAATACTGCCGTAAAACTAAACTGCGTGGGGTTTACAGCCCTTATTGCGGCTTCTGCCAATGGCGGCGAGCTGGTGTAAGCTATAATTAAGGCGAGTACAATTTTAATCAGCCCCATGGTTTTAGCAAAAACATCCATTGCTTTGCCAGCTTCTTTGTAAATAAAGATCCCTATTGCCATAATAGCGCTTATTACAGCACCCTGCCCTACACTAATGCCGAATAATACATTAAGTCCTAAGCCAGCGCCAGCAATATTACCAATATTAAAAGCCAGGCCACCTAAAAAAACCAGAAAAGAAATAAAATAGCCCAGCCCAGGAAATACCTTATTGGCTATATCTTGAGCAGGTTTATCAGCAACTGCAATAATCCGCCAGATGTTTAACTGGGCAATGGCATCTAATATGATGGATAGTAATATTACAAACGCAAAACTTGCACCCAACTGTTGGGTAAAAACAGCAGTTTGTGTTAAAAATCCAGGACCAATGGCCGATGAAGCCATTAAAAAAGCTGCACCTAAGAGTATACTCCAATTGTATTTTGGCTTCATATTGCTGGAGCTTTAATTATGATACCTTCTTTTTGTAAGCGTTCGGCTATTAATTTAGCAAAGGCAGCAGCGTGTTCACCATCACCATGCAAGCAAACCGTTTCGGCTTTAACCCTAATGCGATTTCCGTTGATGCTATTTACTTCCTGGTTTAAAGCAAACCCCAATACCTGATTGATAGCATCTTCCTCATTGGTAATTAATGCATTGTCTTCCGATCGTGGAGTAAGCAAACCATCATCCTGATAACTACGATCGGCAAAAACTTCAGATGCGGTTGCAATCCCCTGTTTTATAGCTTCATCAATCATTTTACTTCCTGCTAAAGCATATAAGATTAAACCCGGATCGAAATCGGAAACGGCCTGCACAATGGCTTTTGCCAAAGTGGTATCTTTTGCAGCCATATTATATAATGCACCGTGTGCTTTAACATGATGCAATTTACCACCCGCAGCTTTTACAAAACCGCTTAATGCACCAATTTGGTATAAAGTAAGCTGATAGGCCTCACTTGGGCTAATTTTCATTTCTCTACGGCCAAAACCCTGCAAATCGGGCAAACCAGGGTGCGCTCCTATGGCCACTCCTTTTTTTAATGCTAAGTTTACGGTTTGTTGCATTACTGCCGGATCGCCGGCATGGAAACCACAGGCAATATTTGCCGATGAAATATAATCCATCAGTTTTTCATCATTGGGCATGGCATAGTTTCCAAATGCTTCTCCCATATCACAATTAAGATCGATCATCTTCATGCATTAATATATTTAAGGCTTATTGCCATAGTAATCAATGATAAATCGTGTTCACGTTCGAGATAAAGTTCTTCGGCCTCATCTCCCGAAATTTCAGAAAAATGAATTGCATCACCGGGTTTAAGCTGGGCACATAAAGGTAAATCGACTGCTGCAACGTGAGCAATACGTGGGTAACCCCTGTTGTTTGACAGTCGGCCATGAGTATAACCAAATCCCCACTCCCAGTTACCTGGATAATCCCAGGCGTTACTGCGGTGCTGAGCAATTCCTTTTTAACTTTCCTTACCAGTGGCTTTCCGGATAAATGATAGCCCATGCGATTACTCCTTCTATCTATAATGTAGGTACTGGTTAAAAACGAAATAATGGATGTTGCATCGAACCAACTGATTTCATTAGCAAGTACAATTCTAATGCTCTGTCTTTTTTCTGGCAGTAAACTTTCTCTCGAAATGCGCCAATTTGGATAGGTTAACGATCGTTCGATCAATTGACCCAATATTCTATTTGATACTTCGCTAAGTAAGGTACCGCCAACCAAAACATCTGCTTTTTGTAATGCTCTCCCTTTAAAGCCACCAAAAGCAGCGGTAAGATAAGTGCTTTTACTTTCCATTATGTCAGGCACATCCCACCCACCGGCAATAGCCAAATAGGTACGCACCCCAGTAGGATTATTAATCAACTTTATAACGGAACCTGTCCGAAAAAACAGTGGCTTTTCTGCAGGCATTAATTCATTATTGTAAACTAAAAATGCACCATCGCCAGAATAAGAAATTAAAATGGGTGTTTCAGCTTTAAATGAAGCATCTGCATAGGTAAACTCAATGGTAGCATTGCTATCATCGTTACCGACTGCCTTATTGGCTAACCGGTGAGCCAATTCATCCATGGCGCCCGAAACAGGTACAGCCTGCGAAAGATAGCGGTATCGCCCCATATCTTGGACGGTGCTTAACAAGCCTGGTTTAATGATGCTGATTTTCATACTCATATTTCGGCATAAGCATTAAACCCGTTTATATCGATGGCTTTAAAAGTAACCGTATCACCTCCCTTTAAAAGTGATGGCTGTAAACGGTTTACATCAAACATTTTTAATGGTGTTCTGCCAATAATCTGCCATCCGCCAGGTGTTTCCATAGGGTAAATACCAGTTTGGTTGCCTGCAATGCCTACAGATCCGGCAGGTATTTTAGCATCAGGAACCTCTTTTCTAGGAGTCGATAATCTGGCATCCATTCCGCCCATATAGGCGAAACCTGGCACAAATCCGATCATGAAGACAATATATTCCCCGGCCGTATGAATGTCGATTACCTCCGCTTCGGTAAGGTTATTAGTGCGGGCTACTGTTAAAAGATCCCGACCAAAATCGCCCCCATAACATACTGGAATAATCAGTTTATTAGCTATTAGCTTCGATTTTTCTCTTTTTGTTCGTGCAATTTTATTTAAATGTGCAGATACTTTTTCCAAACAAACTTCACCTGGTAGATCGGATAGCATTACACTTAAGGGATCAAAAAAAACAGTTAATGTAGTATAAGCCGGAACTGTGGTAATTAAACCAGGAAAAGGATTTTGTAGCAGCAATCGATTAAAATCGGTAATCAGTGCCAACAAATCATTATCGATTGCCGTTCCAAATGTTATTGTAACCGATTTTTCGCTTAACCCGTAAATTTTTATGGAAATATTTGTTCCAAAATATCCTACCTGCTCAGTCATACAAAAACAGTAAGATTTAATAAAAAATGATCTTCATAAAACGGGCTTAACAACTAAACTGCAGCTATAAAAATGGCTATATATTATCACAATCGCAAAGATTTCGATAACAGGTCATATAATGCTGTTTTTATCAGCAACAAATTACTAAATTACTGATTAATATCAATCTAATTTTTTGTCGTTTCCAGGCCTTTTATCAATTGCAATAACTCATCCTGCTCGTCGGCTTCTAATTCGATTATGCTATTGAACATTTCAACAATTTCATCAAGCAGATTAGCACGTATTAAAAGATCGACCAGACGTACAAAGGTTTTCTTCTGATCGGTGTTTAAACTGCTAAACAATTTAGGTTCTACTTCATATAATGCCTTAATTAAATCAACCAACGCTGGTTTCCTTAATTCTTTTTCTCTTTCGCTAGCATAAACCGGAAATATCTCATCCTGTTCATAAGTTTCAATTAGGCGGTTGGCATATTCTTTTAAAAAAGGCTTACGTTTACTTTTAAGATATTCTGTTAACGCTTTAATTAGAAAACGGTACTCTGCCGAAGATTTAGCGGCACCAAATATAGCCACCTGTCCCTCATTTTCGAAACTCTTAAAATCGAAGTCACGGAAAAAATCACTATCGATATAAACACTATGGAAATAATCGTCGCTCTTTTTATTTAAGGTGGTGTAATCTTTATAAATTTCTTCTCCACCGGCCAAAAAGTAGTATTTAGATAGTTCTTTGTGCAGGTTTTCTTTCCAATGAACATATTTAATCTTAAATGTAACAGCGGTATCAGGATAAAAAAGACTAAATTCTTCTATGGTTTTAACATTGCTGCTAAAATCTAAAGCTTCTCCATTTACAATAATCGAGTATTTTTTGTGTTTATTCAATTCAATAAACCAACAGAATTCGTTTATCAAAAAAGGACGTACTGTTTCTTCTATGTCTTGTTGACTTATTCTTAAATTAGTAAAAGAAACAGTTGTTCCAGTCTCGCCAGTATTGTTCGGAGCAGTGGAAAAATCGTAGCTGTAACTGTTTAAGCCACCTGTGTTAATGTGTATTTCGCCATAACGAAACCCTTTTTC
The nucleotide sequence above comes from Pedobacter riviphilus. Encoded proteins:
- a CDS encoding NRAMP family divalent metal transporter encodes the protein MKPKYNWSILLGAAFLMASSAIGPGFLTQTAVFTQQLGASFAFVILLSIILDAIAQLNIWRIIAVADKPAQDIANKVFPGLGYFISFLVFLGGLAFNIGNIAGAGLGLNVLFGISVGQGAVISAIMAIGIFIYKEAGKAMDVFAKTMGLIKIVLALIIAYTSSPPLAEAAIRAVNPTQFSFTAVLTIVGGTVGGYITFSGAHRLLDARQTGIQNLGAVNKGALSAIGLASIMRLLLFIAALGVVSKGFTLDPSNPAASVFKLASGEIGYKIFGVVIWAAGISSVVGSAYTSISFIKSFHPLILKFNREITIAFIAISCIIFILIGKPVKILLTVGAINGFILPIALGIMLIAAYKTKIIANYKQPFWLTLTGLAVVLTMVWMSYGTIIQMINGD
- the pxpB gene encoding 5-oxoprolinase subunit PxpB; this encodes MTEQVGYFGTNISIKIYGLSEKSVTITFGTAIDNDLLALITDFNRLLLQNPFPGLITTVPAYTTLTVFFDPLSVMLSDLPGEVCLEKVSAHLNKIARTKREKSKLIANKLIIPVCYGGDFGRDLLTVARTNNLTEAEVIDIHTAGEYIVFMIGFVPGFAYMGGMDARLSTPRKEVPDAKIPAGSVGIAGNQTGIYPMETPGGWQIIGRTPLKMFDVNRLQPSLLKGGDTVTFKAIDINGFNAYAEI
- a CDS encoding M1 family aminopeptidase, with the protein product MNTITKYFCFLQLLSATCFAQQGKNPVAIEPGVSLELASSRSAAISNIQYQLHFTIPAEQTALIQSTESIDFKLNNLIYLQVDFKQNADHLKRISVNGKVIPIDFKAEHILVKQDYLKVGNNRIEIEFIAGNESLNRNKDFLYALFVPDHARTVFPCFDQPDLKANFLLSLTVPTHWKVMANAVKKDSLAQGNSITYHFNRSDKLPTYLFSFTAGKYTLINREMKNNKMEFLHRETDSAKIKLSVDSVFIAHRDAIDFLEEWTGIKYPFQKIGFVSIPDFQFGGMEHPGEVQYKASALFLDQGATKDQFISRSNLISHETAHMWFGDLVTMKWFNDVWMKEVFANFMADKVTEKLMGKNTFDLKFLQDHYPAAYGVDRTLGANPIRQQLDNLQEAGSMYGNIIYHKAPIMMRQLELLMGKQNFQQGIREYLKKYSYSNATWNDLIVILSKYSKSDLLNWNKVWVNEPGRPVYSYHVKYNGDKISDLSLNQNSEMGETRVWPQSFTVKLVYPNYSKILVVNAKTAKTDLIAAKGFPKPQYVLFNANGAGYGLFPIDKEAMANLYHIADPLERASAYINAYENMLSGKSNKPKELLDIFLQGLVVEKNEMNLRLITGYLTNIYWTFLTAEVRNAMNERMEKTIWNAMEQQQAQNNKKILFNAYQNVYLSAGAGKRMYDIWLKQTAPNGIKLLEDDYSALALTLALKTDTTNTILKDQLDRTKNEDRKNRLIYLMPALSLDVKERDNFYNGLKDRKNRQKEAWVTTALFYLHHPIRQTSSIHYLKESLDLLEEIQKTGDIFFPQSWLAAIFSSYNNKEANAVVQDFLKSHPAYNPKLKDKILQTTDNLRRAQIIVH
- a CDS encoding 5-oxoprolinase subunit PxpA; this encodes MKMIDLNCDMGEAFGNYAMPNDEKLMDYISSANIACGFHAGDPAVMQQTVNLALKKGVAIGAHPGLPDLQGFGRREMKISPSEAYQLTLYQIGALSGFVKAAGGKLHHVKAHGALYNMAAKDTTLAKAIVQAVSDFDPGLILYALAGSKMIDEAIKQGIATASEVFADRSYQDDGLLTPRSEDNALITNEEDAINQVLGFALNQEVNSINGNRIRVKAETVCLHGDGEHAAAFAKLIAERLQKEGIIIKAPAI
- a CDS encoding ATP-binding protein, producing the protein MIYLLINLVSMSVKVNITSKGIQKVLKNYNEKQAIAEYIWNGFDANANTIHVDYVANPLGLLAQLTIADNGYGINFDRLQQKFDPFFESEKSIQIVAPKHTSKMHGRNGVGRLTFFTFAHDAVWRTTYQSEKGFRYGEIHINTGGLNSYSYDFSTAPNNTGETGTTVSFTNLRISQQDIEETVRPFLINEFCWFIELNKHKKYSIIVNGEALDFSSNVKTIEEFSLFYPDTAVTFKIKYVHWKENLHKELSKYYFLAGGEEIYKDYTTLNKKSDDYFHSVYIDSDFFRDFDFKSFENEGQVAIFGAAKSSAEYRFLIKALTEYLKSKRKPFLKEYANRLIETYEQDEIFPVYASEREKELRKPALVDLIKALYEVEPKLFSSLNTDQKKTFVRLVDLLIRANLLDEIVEMFNSIIELEADEQDELLQLIKGLETTKN